In Armatimonadota bacterium, a genomic segment contains:
- a CDS encoding DUF47 family protein — protein MVGLLPREEVFFALFAQAAENILQAARLLKAMLERYERVPEQAAAIKATEERGDEIIHQITDRLNRTFITPLDREDIHALARQLDNVIDWIEAVAARLVDYRVTQPTPAAVELAHIIVHMAEAMVEAVRNLRRLDRVEGQLEEIHRLENLADHVYREAIARLFAENGQPLEVIKWKDIYETLERATDQAEDVADVLAGIRAKRT, from the coding sequence ATGGTCGGACTCTTGCCGCGCGAGGAGGTCTTCTTCGCCCTGTTCGCGCAGGCCGCTGAGAACATCCTGCAGGCGGCGCGCCTGCTCAAGGCCATGCTGGAGCGCTACGAGCGGGTCCCCGAACAGGCGGCGGCCATCAAGGCGACGGAGGAGCGGGGCGACGAGATCATCCACCAGATCACGGATCGCCTCAACCGCACCTTCATCACCCCGCTGGACCGCGAGGACATCCACGCGCTGGCCCGCCAGCTGGACAACGTCATCGACTGGATCGAGGCGGTGGCCGCCCGCCTGGTGGACTACCGCGTGACCCAGCCCACACCGGCGGCGGTGGAGCTGGCGCACATCATCGTGCACATGGCCGAGGCCATGGTCGAGGCCGTGCGGAACCTGCGCCGGCTCGACCGCGTCGAGGGGCAGCTCGAGGAGATCCACCGCCTGGAGAACCTGGCCGACCACGTCTACCGCGAGGCCATCGCCCGCCTCTTCGCCGAGAACGGCCAGCCCCTCGAGGTCATCAAGTGGAAGGACATCTACGAGACCCTCGAGCGCGCCACCGACCAGGCCGAGGACGTGGCCGACGTGCTGGCGGGTATCCGGGCCAAGCGGACGTAG
- a CDS encoding MFS transporter — MADDGVLVPAEAAPRTVDRLPGRTLAPLRHRNYRLLWTGLVVSNTGTWMQFTAIGYLVDQLTLSPIYLGYLGLAQGIPRVLFAFVGGVVADRGDRRRVLLLTNLVAMASATLLAVLTYLDLIRVWHLLVIGAFNSFVHAFDMPARQSMTPALVGEADLLQAVSLNSVAFNGAGIFGPALGGLVISLVGTHGAFALNAASYLAVLWALLAMRVPPAADATRVPIGEDIREGLALLWRQRTVLTVLALVAVVSFFGRPYIRLMPTVAREVQQVGPRGLGILQAAPGLGTVLAAVLIGWSVGRLPAGSLMLGAAGAMGLLVALFGLSHSFPLSVALLVGVGVSQSAALATANTLIQRTVPPGARGRAMGIFSMVAFGMMAFGTLPAGAVAEAITLPWTFALWGLVIVVVVLLMALLAPAVRAL, encoded by the coding sequence GTGGCCGACGACGGCGTCCTCGTCCCGGCCGAGGCCGCCCCCCGCACCGTCGACCGGCTGCCGGGCCGCACGCTCGCCCCGCTGCGCCACCGCAACTACCGGCTGCTCTGGACCGGGCTGGTCGTCTCCAACACCGGGACGTGGATGCAGTTCACCGCCATCGGCTACCTGGTGGACCAGCTCACCCTCTCGCCGATCTACCTGGGCTACCTGGGGCTGGCCCAGGGGATCCCCCGCGTCCTCTTCGCCTTCGTGGGCGGCGTCGTGGCCGACCGGGGCGACCGGCGGCGGGTGCTGCTCCTGACCAACCTGGTGGCGATGGCCTCGGCGACGCTGCTGGCGGTCCTCACCTACCTCGACCTCATCCGCGTCTGGCACCTGCTGGTCATCGGGGCGTTCAACTCCTTCGTCCACGCCTTCGACATGCCGGCGCGCCAGTCCATGACCCCGGCGCTCGTCGGCGAGGCGGACCTCCTCCAGGCGGTCAGCCTGAACTCCGTGGCCTTCAACGGCGCCGGCATCTTCGGGCCCGCGCTGGGCGGGCTGGTCATCAGCCTGGTGGGCACCCACGGCGCCTTCGCCCTCAACGCCGCCTCCTACCTGGCCGTGCTGTGGGCGCTGCTGGCCATGCGGGTGCCGCCCGCCGCGGACGCCACGCGCGTCCCCATCGGGGAGGACATCCGGGAGGGGCTGGCGCTGCTGTGGCGGCAGCGGACGGTGCTCACCGTGCTGGCGCTCGTCGCCGTGGTGAGCTTCTTTGGCCGCCCCTATATCCGGCTCATGCCCACGGTGGCGCGCGAGGTGCAGCAGGTGGGGCCGCGCGGGCTGGGGATCCTGCAGGCCGCGCCGGGGCTGGGCACGGTGCTGGCCGCCGTCCTCATCGGGTGGAGCGTGGGCCGCCTGCCGGCGGGGAGCCTGATGCTGGGCGCGGCCGGGGCGATGGGCCTGCTGGTGGCGCTCTTCGGCCTCTCCCACTCGTTCCCCCTCTCCGTCGCCCTGCTGGTGGGGGTGGGGGTGAGCCAGTCGGCGGCGCTGGCCACGGCCAACACGCTGATCCAGCGCACGGTGCCGCCCGGCGCGCGCGGGCGGGCCATGGGGATCTTCAGCATGGTGGCCTTCGGCATGATGGCTTTCGGGACGCTGCCGGCCGGGGCGGTAGCGGAGGCGATTACGCTGCCCTGGACCTTTGCGCTGTGGGGGCTGGTCATCGTCGTCGTGGTGCTGCTCATGGCCCTGCTGGCCCCCGCGGTGCGCGCCCTGTAG
- a CDS encoding inorganic phosphate transporter gives MELHLPLGLIPVLLLVLAAEFVNGWTDAPNAIATVVSTRVLSPGVAVIMAAVLNFVGALSGTAVAITIGRGFVDARVVDTVTVAAAMVAIVLWSTLAWLRGLPTSESHALVAALTGAGFATGGTAALEASGWVKTVQGLGISTFLGFAGGFLLMLAIAWGFRRVPLGTVRRLFGRLQILSAAFMAFSHGTGDGQKFMGVFTLALVLGGVLPEFHIPLWVIAVIAVTMGLGTAVGGWRIVHTMGLRLTKLEPYQGFAAETAAATLITLAAHVGIPVSTTHTINTAIMGVGATRRLSAVRWGVGAEIVTAWVLTFPACALIGALVTYLLRWIL, from the coding sequence GTGGAGCTCCACCTGCCGCTCGGCCTCATCCCCGTCCTGCTGCTGGTGCTGGCCGCGGAGTTCGTGAACGGGTGGACCGATGCGCCCAACGCCATCGCCACCGTGGTCTCCACCCGCGTCCTCTCCCCCGGGGTCGCGGTGATCATGGCCGCCGTGCTCAACTTCGTCGGGGCGCTCAGCGGGACCGCCGTGGCCATCACCATCGGCCGGGGGTTCGTGGACGCCCGCGTCGTGGACACGGTCACCGTGGCCGCGGCCATGGTGGCCATCGTGCTGTGGAGCACGCTGGCCTGGCTGCGCGGCCTGCCCACCAGCGAGAGCCACGCGCTGGTGGCGGCGCTCACCGGGGCCGGGTTCGCCACCGGCGGCACGGCGGCGCTGGAGGCCAGCGGGTGGGTGAAGACGGTGCAGGGCCTGGGCATCTCCACCTTCCTGGGCTTCGCCGGCGGCTTCCTCCTCATGCTGGCCATCGCCTGGGGGTTCCGGCGGGTGCCGCTCGGCACGGTGCGCCGCCTCTTCGGCCGTCTCCAGATCCTCTCCGCCGCCTTCATGGCCTTCAGCCACGGCACCGGCGACGGGCAGAAGTTCATGGGGGTCTTCACCCTGGCCCTGGTGCTGGGCGGGGTGCTGCCGGAGTTCCACATCCCGCTATGGGTGATCGCCGTCATCGCCGTCACCATGGGGCTGGGCACCGCGGTGGGCGGGTGGCGGATCGTCCACACCATGGGGCTGCGGCTGACGAAGCTGGAGCCCTACCAGGGGTTCGCGGCCGAGACCGCCGCGGCGACGCTGATCACCCTGGCCGCCCACGTGGGGATCCCCGTCAGCACCACCCACACCATCAACACGGCGATCATGGGCGTGGGGGCCACCCGCCGGCTCTCGGCGGTGCGGTGGGGGGTGGGGGCGGAGATCGTCACCGCCTGGGTCCTGACCTTCCCGGCCTGCGCGCTCATCGGCGCGCTGGTGACCTACCTGCTGCGCTGGATCCTGTAG
- the upp gene encoding uracil phosphoribosyltransferase: protein MRKVHVFDHPLILHKVTILRDRRTGHKEFRELVEELAMLMAYEATRTHPVRQLEVETPLAVAKGYTIAGQELALVPILRAGLAMEAGISRLIPTAHVGHVGIFRDPATLQPHRYYAKLPQDIAERTALVLDPMLATGGSTVACVDILKAAGCRSIQVMAIISAPEGIRRVHDAHPDVEIFTAAVDDYLNDHGYIVPGLGDAGDRLYGTR, encoded by the coding sequence GTGCGCAAGGTCCACGTCTTCGACCACCCGCTGATCCTGCACAAGGTGACGATCCTGCGGGACCGGCGGACGGGCCACAAGGAGTTCCGCGAGCTGGTGGAGGAGCTGGCCATGCTCATGGCCTACGAGGCCACGCGCACCCACCCGGTCCGCCAGCTCGAGGTGGAGACGCCGCTGGCCGTGGCCAAGGGCTACACCATCGCCGGCCAGGAGCTGGCGCTGGTGCCGATCCTGCGGGCGGGCCTGGCCATGGAGGCGGGGATCAGCCGGCTCATCCCCACGGCGCACGTCGGGCACGTCGGCATCTTCCGCGACCCGGCCACCCTCCAGCCGCACCGCTACTACGCCAAGCTGCCCCAGGACATCGCCGAGCGCACCGCGCTCGTCCTCGACCCGATGCTGGCCACCGGCGGCTCCACGGTGGCCTGCGTGGACATCCTCAAGGCGGCGGGGTGCCGGTCCATCCAGGTCATGGCCATCATCTCGGCGCCCGAGGGGATCCGGCGGGTCCACGACGCCCACCCCGACGTGGAGATCTTCACCGCCGCCGTGGACGACTACCTGAACGACCACGGCTACATCGTGCCGGGGCTCGGCGACGCCGGCGACCGGCTCTACGGGACGAGGTAG
- a CDS encoding HIT family protein, with translation MAAECIFCRIIRGELPAALVYQDDAVVAFMDIAPVNPGHLLVVPRTHAAGLGDLPEASGGAMFAAAQRLAGALRRSRLRCEGINLFLADGAVAGQEVFHVHLHVLPRFAGDAVRFTWPRTRPTRQELEEAAAAVRERL, from the coding sequence ATGGCGGCTGAGTGCATCTTCTGCCGGATCATCCGCGGGGAGCTGCCGGCGGCGCTGGTCTACCAGGACGACGCCGTCGTGGCCTTCATGGACATCGCCCCGGTGAACCCCGGCCACCTGCTGGTCGTCCCCCGCACCCACGCGGCCGGGCTGGGAGACCTGCCGGAGGCCAGCGGCGGGGCCATGTTCGCGGCGGCCCAGCGGCTGGCCGGCGCGCTGCGCCGCTCCCGGCTGCGCTGCGAGGGGATCAACCTCTTCCTGGCGGACGGGGCGGTGGCCGGGCAGGAGGTCTTCCACGTCCACCTCCACGTCCTGCCCCGCTTCGCCGGCGATGCGGTGCGCTTCACCTGGCCGCGGACCCGCCCCACCCGCCAGGAGCTGGAGGAGGCCGCCGCGGCGGTCCGCGAGCGGCTCTAA
- the pth gene encoding aminoacyl-tRNA hydrolase has product MKLVLGLGNPGRRYQGTRHNVGAAVVERLARRHGVALREEGWAHTAAIRVQGQRALLARPDTFVNLSGTVAADLCRRHHVAPADLLVVVDDLDLPLGQLRLRPHGGHGGHNGLRSIIEALASEGFPRLRIGIGRPPAGVDPADYVLERFSAEERPVVEETLERAADAAERFVAAGIEAAMNAFNVRRTVP; this is encoded by the coding sequence GTGAAGCTCGTGCTCGGGCTGGGGAACCCGGGGCGGCGCTACCAGGGCACGCGGCACAACGTGGGGGCGGCCGTGGTGGAGCGCCTGGCCCGGCGCCACGGGGTCGCCCTGCGCGAAGAGGGGTGGGCGCACACCGCGGCGATCCGCGTGCAGGGGCAGCGGGCGCTGCTGGCCCGGCCCGACACCTTTGTGAACCTGAGCGGGACCGTTGCCGCCGACCTGTGCCGCCGCCACCACGTGGCGCCGGCCGACCTGCTGGTGGTGGTGGACGACCTCGACCTGCCGCTGGGGCAGCTGCGGCTGCGGCCGCACGGCGGGCACGGCGGGCACAACGGATTGCGCTCGATCATCGAGGCGCTCGCCAGCGAGGGCTTCCCCCGGCTGCGCATCGGCATCGGGCGGCCGCCCGCCGGAGTCGATCCCGCTGACTACGTCCTGGAGCGGTTCAGCGCGGAGGAGCGACCGGTGGTGGAGGAGACGCTGGAGCGGGCGGCCGACGCCGCCGAGCGGTTCGTCGCGGCGGGCATCGAGGCGGCCATGAACGCCTTCAACGTGAGGAGGACGGTGCCGTGA
- a CDS encoding 50S ribosomal protein L25, translating to MERVGLQAQVRDGVGKTAARRVRRRGWVPGVLYGRGVEATPVAVEARALRDALHGHGMNVLIDLALRRNGSEETRVVVVKDLQRDTFTHAIIHVDFQAISLEETLEAHVPLVLVGTPRGVVEGGVLEQHLREVLVEALPTAVPEQLTVDVSELAVGQVLHAGDLTMPEGVTLRTPADEVVATVLPPRVEEAPPAAAPAEAPAAPAAPGPAREEGQGS from the coding sequence ATGGAACGCGTCGGCCTGCAGGCGCAGGTGCGGGACGGGGTCGGCAAGACGGCGGCGCGCCGCGTGCGGCGGCGGGGGTGGGTGCCGGGCGTGCTCTACGGGCGCGGGGTGGAGGCCACGCCCGTGGCCGTGGAGGCGCGGGCGCTGCGCGACGCGCTGCACGGGCATGGGATGAACGTCCTGATCGACCTGGCCCTGCGCCGCAACGGCAGCGAGGAGACGCGGGTCGTGGTCGTCAAGGACCTGCAGCGCGACACCTTCACCCACGCGATCATCCATGTGGACTTCCAGGCCATCTCCCTGGAGGAGACGCTGGAGGCCCACGTGCCGCTGGTCCTGGTGGGCACGCCGCGCGGCGTGGTGGAGGGCGGCGTGCTGGAGCAGCACCTGCGCGAGGTCCTGGTGGAGGCGCTGCCCACCGCGGTCCCCGAGCAGCTCACCGTGGACGTCAGCGAGCTGGCGGTCGGGCAGGTGCTGCACGCCGGGGACCTGACGATGCCGGAGGGGGTCACCCTCCGCACCCCCGCGGACGAGGTCGTGGCCACCGTGCTGCCGCCGCGGGTGGAGGAGGCGCCTCCCGCTGCGGCGCCGGCCGAGGCCCCGGCGGCTCCGGCCGCCCCGGGCCCGGCCAGGGAGGAGGGCCAGGGGAGCTGA
- a CDS encoding dCMP deaminase family protein, whose product MAAPPSPRPSWDAYFMRMAHLAATRSTCLRRRVGAVIVKDNMVLSTGYNDTPRGLPNCGEGGCARCAGDAPSGSAHDTCLCLHAEMNSVIQAAYHGIAIAGATVYSTTLPCLTCAKILLNAGIARIVFEGHYPDPLALEVLTRARVDLVRYAGEEVTPLG is encoded by the coding sequence GTGGCGGCGCCGCCGTCGCCCCGGCCCAGCTGGGACGCCTACTTCATGCGCATGGCGCACCTGGCCGCCACGCGCTCCACCTGCCTGCGGCGCCGCGTGGGCGCGGTCATCGTGAAGGACAACATGGTCCTCTCCACGGGCTACAACGATACCCCGCGGGGGCTGCCCAACTGCGGCGAGGGCGGGTGTGCGCGGTGCGCCGGGGACGCGCCGTCCGGCAGCGCCCACGACACCTGCCTCTGCCTACACGCCGAGATGAACAGCGTGATCCAGGCCGCCTACCACGGCATCGCCATCGCCGGGGCGACGGTCTACTCCACCACCCTGCCCTGCCTCACCTGCGCCAAGATCCTGCTCAACGCGGGGATCGCGCGGATCGTCTTCGAGGGGCACTACCCGGACCCGCTGGCCCTGGAGGTCCTCACCCGCGCCCGCGTCGACCTGGTGCGCTACGCCGGGGAGGAGGTCACGCCGCTGGGCTGA
- a CDS encoding sulfite oxidase-like oxidoreductase, whose protein sequence is MTTRSTEAARRRVPPGQYVTEKWPVLHYGSVPRFDAATWRFRVYGLVAEPLEFTYEAFRALPRTTLTCDVHCVTAWSKLDMVFEGVPARVVLERARPLAEARFVMVHAEQGYETNLPLEVLLGDDALFAWRANGADLTPEHGWPLRLVVPRLYFWKSAKWVRALEVLATDRRGFWERNGYHNRADPWREERYASPWE, encoded by the coding sequence GTGACCACGCGGTCCACCGAGGCGGCGCGCCGGCGCGTCCCGCCCGGGCAGTACGTGACGGAGAAGTGGCCGGTCCTGCACTACGGCAGCGTCCCCCGCTTCGATGCGGCCACCTGGCGCTTCCGCGTCTACGGCCTGGTCGCCGAGCCGCTGGAGTTCACCTACGAGGCCTTCCGCGCCCTCCCCCGCACCACGCTCACCTGCGACGTCCACTGTGTGACGGCCTGGAGCAAGCTCGACATGGTCTTCGAGGGGGTCCCGGCCCGCGTGGTGCTGGAGCGGGCCCGGCCGCTGGCGGAGGCCCGCTTCGTCATGGTGCACGCCGAGCAGGGCTACGAGACCAACCTGCCGCTGGAGGTCCTGCTGGGTGACGACGCCCTCTTCGCCTGGCGCGCCAACGGGGCCGACCTGACGCCGGAGCACGGGTGGCCGCTGCGGCTGGTCGTCCCCCGCCTCTACTTCTGGAAGAGCGCGAAGTGGGTGCGCGCCCTCGAGGTCCTGGCCACCGACCGCAGGGGCTTCTGGGAGCGTAACGGCTACCACAACCGCGCCGACCCCTGGCGGGAGGAGCGGTACGCCTCGCCCTGGGAGTGA
- a CDS encoding arsenate reductase ArsC, translating into MGNTARSQMAEALFNADPPPGWRARSAGTEPKPALRPEAVAVMREVGVDISAQRPKALSEALGPDVALVVGLCVEEACPVVPGARSLHWPLPDPRPGDLDHMRELRDELRRRIAALRAALEDRV; encoded by the coding sequence GTGGGCAACACGGCCCGCTCCCAGATGGCGGAGGCGCTCTTCAACGCCGATCCGCCGCCGGGGTGGCGGGCGCGCTCCGCGGGCACGGAGCCGAAACCTGCCCTGCGGCCCGAGGCCGTCGCCGTCATGCGGGAGGTGGGGGTGGACATCTCCGCGCAGCGTCCCAAGGCGCTGAGCGAGGCGCTGGGTCCCGACGTGGCGCTGGTCGTGGGCCTCTGTGTGGAAGAGGCCTGCCCGGTGGTTCCGGGGGCGCGGTCCCTGCACTGGCCCCTGCCCGACCCGCGGCCGGGGGACCTGGACCACATGCGCGAGCTGCGGGACGAGTTGCGTCGGCGCATCGCCGCCCTGCGCGCGGCCCTGGAGGATCGGGTATAA